The window CTGCATTTTACAGAaggtttttttattattttaaactatAAGCCCAGTGTAGCCATACAATCTTCCCACTTGCTGACATTTTTGGTGTtatataaagaagaaaaaggaagacaCATGAAACTAACTGTCTAAATTGTATAACTTTGGTGTAAGTTACCAGTTACATGCTAAACAGAGCATATTTATGTCATGTTGGTTTTAAGTTCCATTAAGCGTTGCTTTTTGATATATTGAAACATTTAAGTCCCTGTAATGAATGACTCTATTGCTGTTTTTCCGCCTTGGGTGGTCAAAATTACGTAATGCAGCTTTCAAGTTGAATTATATTTCATCATAAAgatgacacagagacaaaatTGAGGTCACATATAATCGCCTAATGTCCACCAGAATATTTAACAATGTACCCTTAAGCTCTGCTTTCGAAAGATATTTTGGTACAGATTTAGGCGGTGTAAGTATTTCAAGAGCTTACAAGAGCACATTTTGTACCTATTTGACAGGACTATGCtattataaataaaagtgcATCCACTCTGATCTTGAATCAGTGTTAGTTGTGGCCTGGCTCAGGCCTCTGAATCTCTGCccacttttaaaatattgctgAGTTTTTCATAGTTCTGGATTTGCTGTCGTGAAAGGCTTTTCCTCCAGTTGGAGAAACTACTGAGCCAGTCAGCACCTTTTTATAGGTGGGACCAAGGTTAAGAACGTCACCTAATTGTGCCAGAGCCAGAATCCAAGCAAATATAGAAACAAGCATGGATACAAATCGGTGCAGCTTTCGAGGCTATAAATGAAACTGACTGAAATAACAGCTATTAAGCCGGAGCAACGCCATGCATTGAAAGCACACCCCCCCAGAGGATTTccaaaaagtttattttataaattgGCCCTCAGGTTCTTGTGGAAATACAGTATAAGGTGATATATAAGGAACGATTGAAATGGGCCTCATACAAGAACCACTCATACGAACAGATTTGTGGAGAcaatttgtggcattcatcaattttctggGATCATGAACAGCTTCCCCAACACCCTTCTTCACAAggggagaaacacttgtttgatttACAATTATAACAtcttaatctgaatgaattgggagtttaaatatgataccaaaatcaactgaaatgaaatatataactaaaacaaaattaatgcaaaattaatattctgttcaccATATAATCATCATAGTGtctttagattttatgatttttattggcatattttggcgcagcaacttctacatttttacagttgctaggaaacttctctctctctctgatagCTGCCTCCGTGTCTCTCTACAGGTCTGTGTCCGTGATCATCTTCTGTTGGAGCTGACAGTgcaacatcacctactgtaggctataatattctctcctctaatatcacTGTCTGTCACACGACCGCCTCTCATATTAGTCATGGAACGATTTGCTatggaaagatgttttttaccatctaacttcatgtcaaagcattccctctttatttctgtcacagtacagttCTGCTCTGATGACATGTCGATGTATCAATATTTACTCATTGTTTCGGGTCCCCTACTACTGACACTCATGAActtattatgtttttgtctgctgatttctgatAACAGGACTTGAAGGTCTGTGGTGTGAAATtcttatttttactctttgcCACAATGAAGGATCAAGTAAAAGGGGGTGAGAGGCTTCAGGTTTCAGTGATAAGTGAGACTGAAATACCCCCTTTCAAACAAAACGTTAACAAAATGGCAATTCAGTCAGAGCATCATGTTCTATTGCTTGTGCTTAAAAAGCCTTTTTGGCTTAGCCAGTGGGGCTGGACCTCAGAATGGAAAACAAATTGTGACCTCAAAGTCTGGTTGGTGTAAATAGTATTGGTCATTGAGAGGTAATTTTAGAAGGTAATcaatttaaatgatttcttCAGCAGCACTGATGAAGTTTAGATTAGTACCTAACATTTGAGCAGAGATCTAATTTATAGTATGTATTCACCAGGAATGGAATATGAGCAGGTAGTTGTGTTATAGTGCTAACAAAAATAAGTCTATATTCAGATATTGATACCCCACCTTTTGAAGTTTGCCTTCTAAAATTTGGATTCTTTCATTAATGTGTTAAATTTGTCCTCTGGCTCAGTGTTTCATCTCATAGGTCATTTTCCCGTCCCTGTTGGCTAATCTGTCACTGGCTGTGATCCCATCTCCACTCTCAATCACAGACGTGCCCTCAAGGTACCATGACATCCACACTGCCTGTTTACAGCAGGGTCATAAAGAACCTTGCCTGCATCAATATTCCCATATCAGCCCCCTCTGTTGCACTACaaaccacacactcacagccaGAGAAGCATCTGATCGAGGTTGTGTAATCGTTCTGGTAGCCAACAGCCCTGTGCTCTCAGGATCTAAAAGGCTCTTCAATTTTCTACTGTACCTGAGACAGTAAAGGCATAATAAGCTCATTACTGAGATAAATGCTGTGGAGTACAGCATGCattagtctgtgtgtgtaatttcaTGCACGCATGTGAGTGCACTGTATATATCCACATCAGAGAGAATGTAATCCTTGACCAGGGATTGTAATGAAGTGAACCGCAAGGCTAGCTGAGCATGGTTTTATATGCTAATAGCTATTGTAACTCTGAATCTAGATTGGCTATTAGCGTGCATACTGAATGTAACAAACTGACAGTTTTTTCTCGTGGATCCTTACTACTGAAAATCTTCTGCAGCTGTATGAATAAATTATTCCTACTTATTTAGGGCAAACTTCGTTCATGGACATGTTAAGCCAAAAATACAAGGCTGGCTGCATTATAATCTACCACCAGCAGCCACATGGGAAATACAATTTCACTGTCTTATTCCTTGATAAACAAAGGAGGACACACACTGGCGGGGAAGAAGAACTTCATTATctgttattgtgtatttttaatagaATCTTTTATTAGGCTTTAAGACCTTTGCAGTAGTTCTTTATTGCAGTTATGGATTTGCTTATTTGGAGAGAATTGTTTGACTAGTgttattaaaaacagacaatttgataatacaaacattttcaacattttccttTAGTTTCATTAAATAACTTCCAGCAGAAAACATATCATCTGAGGATTCTATTCTTTTTGAATTAAAGCaatatttgttttgcttttttttactcTGCTCAATATGTGCTCTCCCTGTCACAGTCCCTATCCTAACATGAAGTCATGCTCAATTCATCACACCAAAATAAGGCAACTGTAGATTTTCCATTTGGCTCAAGTGACTGTTAAGCGAAACAGACTTGGTTTTGATTACATCTGGTTCATGTCAAACGAGATGATGAGGACCACGGTGTTCTGTTGTGTATGAGAAATGTGAATGTTCCTCTTTTACCCTAAAAGCAGTGATTGTTAACAGCACCTCCATAGCTTCTGAGCTATAGCAACATAGCACATTACACTACTTTACtacttcctttcctttcctacCTCTCCACGTTTGACCTGTCTTTGTTGCATCCTCATACCTACAGTCTCATTTCAGTCTGCGGGCCTCCCCTCAGAGGGCTTCCAGGCAATAAGGTCAGTGGTCACTGGGGAATGCAGGGTCTGGTGTCAGAGCAAGTGGCATGGTGATGAATGGGAGTAATCTCACAGCTGTTACAGAATCACAAACACTTTACTTGGGGGAGGGGGAATAGGAAACCTTTTGCTGCGTTAGGTGAGTGAACACAaaatttattataaatatacatttacataacaaTTCCTATTTCTcatttctatatatttatatatatataccttgTTTCCcctatactgtacatgtattcaTTATGtacacaatgtactgtatgttgctaCCATTACAAAAAGCCATGCAatatctacagtacagtatatggTATATCTATGAAACCTACTTTTGTTCtcaataaatagtaataaattATCCACctcttgtttttgtacattctATTGCACATATGATTTACATAACTGCTTTGGATTAacattttccctttttcatcATGACCTGATGTCAGTTTTAGCTGCTTTTATTGCCTTTATATCCAAAAGATATGAGTTCCATCACTCCACATCCTCAGAGGACAGACATTTCTGTCTGGCGTCTTTGTCCTCAAATGTCACCTTTTTGTTCCTCTTTGGGTCGATCCAGGAGTTGTGGATAATGGCATTATTAGGAGTAGGATCTGCCTCAATGATCGACACCACTCTCTTCTTCATCTTGCTTTTCAGGACTTTCTGGAACTTCTGCCTAGTAAAGGCATAGAGCAGAGGGTGAAAGATAGTGGTCCCATATGCCATGACCAGAAAGCCCAGTCTCAACTTGACCATCAGGTCACTTGGGCCCACACTGAGGATGACTGTGTTGAGTACTGTGATGGGCGTCCAGCACAGCAGGAAGGTAGACACAATCAGGAGAGACATCCTGAAAACCCTTTTTTGGCGCTCTCGCCTCTCGCGATGGCGCTTCACAGCTCTGCGCAAGGCAAtgatgacagagacagaggtaCGCATGCCCAGTGTGGGGTTTCGGCTGCCGCTGCTCTGGGATCCATCTGTGGCCTCTTGCTGCGTTGTCATGGCTGTCATGGATGGACGCTTTTTTCTGCGggccttcttcttctgtgaggCGTGGAAACGTGTGCCTATACGAATATTGAGTGCCTGCAGGATCTTCGAGTAGGTAATGAGCATGACAACAGCAGTAAAGAAGAAAATGGGAATCTGAGCCAGCAAGTGGTAATAGAGGCCAAGTTCTGTGTAGTACTGGTTAGTGTGGACCACGTTCTCCACTACTGTCTGGTTGAGCTCAGCATGGCCCTGGGCAAAGAAGCCCACCTCAATAAAGGGAACCAGAAAACTAACAAAGGACAGCACCCAAATGGCAGCCAGCAGGGCAAGGGCACGGCCCATGGTCAGAACCCGGTTGGCTGGTTTGACTGAGATGTCATAGCGATCAAGGGTGATGGCGAGCACATTAGCAGCTGTGGCAACACTAGCAAAGGAGACACAGGCCTCATGAAAGCAGCAGACGAGGGCAGTGTCTCCCTCCAGAGAGAGCAGTACCACCACAATGGTGAGCGGgatacagcacacacagaccAGCACATCCAACACATGGAGGTTCATAGTGACAATGTTACTGACAGAGCTAATGAGGTTTGACTTCATACAGTAGAGGGCAAGCACGGTGAGGTTGGAGCTCAGGCCCAGGAGGATTTCCAGCATGAGAAAGCCAGTTAAGGAGACCTGGAAACTAATGGGATAGGGATACGGACTGGGTGTTGCAGGACTCATGGTGCGGGTGATGGGTTCTGTGTTGTCGGTGACCGTGACGTTGCTCATGGTGGCTTCTTCTTTCAGGCAGGGAAGGATATGCATTATCCTGCATGTAGAGAGAAGAGAGATttatgaaaaggaaagaaaagaggtctgtgtttgtgcatctttaaaatgatgtaattaacacacacatgagAATATCTTGTCAGATGGACTGCTGCAAGATATCAAATGATAAggaagcattttggatttgaATGAGAAATGCTGAGAGCCAACACTTTAATGGAGCTGGTACTTTTCCTGCCATGCCCTGCAGATTAGATTGTTTCACTACGTACTTGGCATGACTAACTAGTAACTGTCTTGCCCCTATCAGCTTGTACtattgttgtaaccatccttgATCAGACTGTTGCATCCACAGTGGAGGCACATCACATAAAATAAGCACTTTTGAACAAATTAAATTCTTGGTTTGTTTTGGCTTTGCAGTGGCTTAGCTGTTGCTTCATGTACTTTTTGAGCCTTTACTGAACAATGCACTCAAGCTGACACAGTTTTAATGTATTAGCATTTATGCATAATGAATATGGACCAGAGGTCATGAAGGTCATTATGAAGAAAGCAGATTTTAGCCCCATTCGGACACAATTAGTATTCCAGGGGGGAGGCAGGTAATAAATTTTTCGTTATGGTCCACTGTAACAAAacttatttcttcattttagtCATTGCCAAGTTGCAGAAGGTGGTTCATAATTGACAAGAATACAGTTCTgcaggaaaaagaaatgtttatcTCATCCCCAGTGGGCTTCCAATTCTCACAGAtgcactttaaaaaacaactaagAACTAAATAATTGAAAATCCAACGAGTGCACCAAAAAACAGTAGGTATGACATTAGGTGGGACTGTAATTAATATTGGATTGGGGGGGGATTTAAATACACATGCACTCCAGACTGAATTAAAATAACTGATTAGCACATGCAATATTAAAATCATTCAACCTCCCCTAGAGAAATAAATCCAATCTGAATGAGGCTCTAGAtgacaaggagaaaaacaaatggTTTCCAGTCATATTTACCCTTCCCTCCAGCACTATCTGAGTACCGGGGCTGTGTAATCAGGCCATAGAGTCCATGTTAGATCCACAGAGACGAGCATCACATCCAAACATAGCCAGTGGAAAAGTGTTTCCGCTTCAGCAGAGCCACCCCTGTGAGGCTTTTCCTTTCACTGCTAGTCCCTCCCGGACAGGCTGACAGCCAGAAATGCACCTGTCCGTCTCACCAAAGACTGTCTATGGGCTGCCAGCTCTTTCTTCCTGACCTCGGTGGCAAGAAAGCTAGGGAATCAGCCAACTGCATCCAGTGGAGGTGAGAGAATATAGTCTAATGTCCTTTACAGACTTTTTTTCAGACTGGTCCGTTTACTTTGGTTATGGTGGGAGCATTGACTGATGAGTGGAACAGGGATAAGATGTCGGAGCCACCTCCTGTTTATAATCTCATGATATTCCCAGGCAAGAGGGACACCGCCaaccaagaaaacaaaagaaacacagactCTTTCCTTTGCACAAGGCTGGAATGCACTGCTCATAGTATGATCCAAATccttgctttttgcttttttgtccCCAGTGAGAAGATAGTAGTTAGATctgtaaatctaaaaaaaatgttacatccATTAGCTTGTATTCCAAGTGACAGAGTTTGTCAGTCAGCCATAGATTCCCCAGTGCACACCATAGTAATGTCCAGAATCTGTCCAGGAGAGGTCAGTGCGTCCGGGCAGCATCCAGGCCCATGCCTCCCCTGGGAGCACTAATGGAACAGGCCTTCACTGTCCACCTTTCTCATCAGTCTCTGAATGCCTGGCTCCAGCCGCCATTGACTTGTAAATCGAGCACAGGTCTCCAGTTTGCCCCTCGACATTTTGAACCCTCAATCACTGGAGATTGCGTGAGTCGAGCAGATTATTACAGTGCATGTATGTCCAATCACCATAACGTGTGATCACCATGACATTTGTGATcagcagtatttttacatgcatGGGAGGGGGGTTGATACAGCGATTTCAGTAGAAGGTCATCCTCATGAGGAAGTGGCAGTGAGTTCATCAGACAGAGAGCCTGCCATGTAGATTTACACAAAGATGCTGCACAAGAATCAGACTTAAGGCGGCGGGACCTGTATACTACATCATCCGTCTGTTCTTCAATCCCACATCTTTCTTACATGGTGacctgaagagagagaaaggaaagggTAATGGGCAATagagatagggagagagagTAGGAGGAGTAGGAGAGGGAAGTGTGGGGGATGCGttagtgaaaataaacatttcctAAGTAGAGAGGCGACAAGGAAAGTCTCATTAGCATAGCAACAAGCCTCTGATGTCTTATCATGTTCCTGTGCATCGCCTGATGCACTTCACATCTTTGCTATTGCATTAACATAACAGTAGCACTATTAAAGGGCTGCATGAAAGCAACTGGTATTTTACATCTCAGCCACCCATTTTCAGATTGAAGATTAACTGTAGTTATATTTTGCTATTCTTGTTGCGTATAGTGTAAATTATTACGGGGATATGCCTGTTGTAAATTATTCTATGTCTGTTGTACAGCCACAGTGGTGATGAAATGGTCATACAATTTTCATGATAGGGCAGACTTGCTTAGAGCTTTAGCGCAGTGTGATCCTCGGGGAACTTGTCATAAAGACAGGGATGCCTCCTCGTGTGTCAGTATACGTGATCCATGTAATCTCTTCAGAGGAACATGTCGGTCATTCTTCAAGGTTGTTTCAGAGAGGGATGCCATACTTTAGCCACAATGTCAGCACATATGAGCAATAAGTACCATGCTTGTGTTCCATGAAAAAGAGATTGAGCTTGCATACTAAATTCTGTAGGAATATAAGTGCACTTTGCATATCAAATTTCTCGTTTGGCAAAGCCTCACTGTtctgaatataatataattgtttaatttaatcGCTGCACAAGGAGGCTGTTCAAGTGTATTATGTTTACAGCAACATCTACTTGGAATTACAAGTTTAAGGCTGagcatacagtatttaaatCAATTACAAGTAGGTTTCACTTAAATCACAGCAgtatttttctaaataaaagtCTTTCAACATAAACTGAAGTTACTCAGGAAATGACATTGATAATGGTTTCTAATCCcgtgcatttgtttttttgtttaatggGGATGATTGTCGTTCAGTTTTCTTCGCTTTCACATACGTGCCGCTCAGCTGAGTGCTGTAAATCAAACCAATAAGTAGAGTGCCCCATCAAAACACAGCAAAGCTCACCATGCAGGGTAAACACAGACGCTCCGGAGCTGGTCCATACACCACGCTGTCCCCTCTGCTTCCAGCTCTGCAACAATCTAGGTCGACTGATACCAACTGCTGGTTTATCATCTGCTCCTTCCAGCAGTAATCCAAGAATTAGGAATGAATATTGATGAACATACACGGGTCACACAACTGACAGATGTTCTTTCCCTTCCTGAGTCccgcagagaaaaaaaaaacatgtccatAGAGATTAGTCCTgacagggatgttggtgggattcttcttttcctccctttgtccccttttttttcctctcatccaTCCATATGGACTGGTGTGTGAATACTCCTCATCTCATCAACTCTCTGTTGCGCTCCCTCCCTGCCTAACTGTCTGGATAGGAGTGCAAACCATCACACTCTTGGTATCTCTCTATCTCCcgctctgctctcctctcttctctctctttctcactcccTCATCACCCCCCCACTCCCCACaaccctccctcctctcttacTGCGGAGGTTTGCAGTGCTCCCCCATTCCTGATTGGTCTTCTGTAATAGGCTTAACCCTTTCCTCTCCAGCTAGGGGAGGTATTTCCTATTGTTCTGACTCTATCCTCTCTTCTCTGCCAGTAACTGTGACATCCCGTGTGGGGCTGTAGTGATTTGGAAAAAAGCTTCTACTACGCTTTTGCACAGGGACTCTAGATGCCACTGCACTAAACACAGAACATGCTGCAGAGTCGGATAGGCAGAGTGTTGaaggcaaaataaaaaatgctggCATGATGTATTAATTAGCTTTGTCACAATGTAATGAACAAGTAATGTGTTTATGCACCGTAGGGGAAACGATGAGGATGGAAAGCCTGTAGAGAGAagcaatattttttgtattgattttgtgTACATGCATAGGTCTTAATATGCGTGTGCAAGTGAGCATGAGAGGCAGCGAGACTGACAGAAGATAAATTCTTGCAGCTGTGAGTGGGAGAAATGGATTATGCAGGAAAGAATGAAagtcagagaagaagagatagaGGATACTGGATCAGATTGATAGTTTCAATTAAGTTGCTCTCTCAGATCAGTAAGAGGTTGACCACCCTCGATTCTTTTGTCAAGGCTCATTTGTCAGGTGCAATTATTGCCAGAGGGCATCCTGGTACCTGACAGCCTCCAGTAAAGAAGAGGGGGGCATCTGTTGCTCTGGCATGGCTAGCTAATAAACTAATGAttaaaatccacagaaaatacATCAGGTGTTGTTATTCTGATGGTGACAGTTCAATAATTGCACTCTGTCAGGCagatgtttcagtttgttttcaagaCATTTAAATTTGACTTGCTGCTCTTCGGAATAGAGATCAGAGGTTTAGAAGGGTGTAATGACAAAACAGTTGATCAATCAGCCAACAGAAAATTAAGCAACAAATTTGGTAATCAAGGTAATAAAGTTATTCATTAAAttcatttatcaagtaaaaatgccaaacacgcactagttccagcttctcaaatgttagaatttgctgcatttctcagttttatattgttgtaaattaaatgtctttggtctgtttgttggacaaaacatgCAATGGCAAGACATCAAAGGGCTGAcagacatgtttcactgttttctgacattttgactaaattaatttataattaGGCTAATTGAtcattgcacctttaaatggTGACTGTGATTTCTCCACGTCACATGACCCACGTAATGTTTCATTTGGACCATGCATGTCGGAGTTTCTTGATGACATCTCTTTCTCAATACCAAAGACAACcctttaatgtaaaacaaattgGAGGTCAAGAGGAAGAACTCAAGTGCAATCTGGTATTATCGAGGGCATCGGATACCCCTGATCATAGACCACTGCTTATTGCAAGATTAAGATGAGCAAACAGTGTCACATCTTTAAGCTTGTCATCAAGTCTAATTCTCACTAGATCTTCACGTTACAAGATGTGGAACTTGGCATCTGTGTTGAAagggattttgtgtgtgtgtgtgtgtgtgtgtgtgtgtgtgcgtgtgtgcgtgtgtttggaAGAAAGATGTGAAGTTTGACAGATGGGCAGAAAGGATGGCTGTCTGTGGTTGTTGGTGTGTGGTTTGTGCAGAACTTTTGTACATGCGTATGTACAGTCAGTGAGTTTGTGTGCATATCTGTCAGTAGGTTTGCATGTGGACATGATTGTGCATTATGGTAAATGCACCCCATGTCAAGTACCTGCTTTCTTACACGAGATCCATGTACAAGCCTCTGGCTGTCAGACTAAAATTACACAGCACATCAGTGCAAAACAGATTCTCTGTCACTGCATGCAACACAAAGCACTACACGTTTCATAACTAACATCCTGAAgacattgtgtgtaaaaagacagGACCGATCTCTTGACAGCCTTCTCATGGCTCTTAAGAATCCTCCTAAGAGTGGTGAACATGCTGCTGCAAAAACACTGCATTCACAAAACTTCAGAGTTCAATAGAAGAATGACGTTAATATTTCATTCCAATTAATATTTTATccagctttttctctctgtccccaGTCTCCTCTGTCTGATATTCACTACAGTTTTTCTCCCCTCTCACTCTGAATGTCTGCAGACATCCACAGATATgctgtatgcatgtatgtgccTGTCGATACGCAAGTGTGTGCATTTCTCATGCTTATACCACACATACTGCGTGTTTACACCCTCCTTGGCACAGTGTGTGTGGTGCATCTGTGAAGAGGGACCCTCTCTGGTCTGGGCTCATCAGATAAAGGAGATGCAGATGTGCCGTCAGAGGCCGTCTCATTTCAAGTCCATGCTTTGCATGCCAAACATCAGCAGGCAATCATGCAATAGTGGGATGGAAGCCGGCAGGCCCAGAGGACGCAGCACACAGACTTTTATCTCCTCCCTGCAGCAGGCATCATGCACTTCCATTTGGTGCCACTGTGATTTGCTCCAGATTGCTCCAGAACAGAGCTAGCCCAGCGCTAATGGAGTGGCTGGTTTCAAATGTTGTCATAGTATGCTGTCATCTGATCTTTTTAAATTGCCCTTTCGCAGGCCCGTTGAGCCCGAAATATGGAAATGGGAAAGACAACTGACATCACCTGAGCTGCTCCTGTTTTGTTGGAAAtctatttttcttcttccagtATTTGGTAATTTACACTCTTCTTAAACTATCCATGGAACACCGCTGTGAATGTTACTACTTATGTGAAGGATTAAGGATGAGGAGGAGCCCGAGTAAGGTGTTTTTGTCTGGGGTTTGACCACAGGGCAGTCGGCTCTGGCCTCACTCCCAGTGTCCCTTTTGGATTCATGTTCAGTTGGTAAGTGATGAAAGTGCCTGGATCAAGtaagaaggagagaagaaaaaggaagacCATCCTCACCACCTCCTACATTAAACACTCTAGAGATTGACGAGCAGCAGCTAAAGATAAAATGCAATCTCAGTCCTAGAGGAAATGTTAATGTATCCTCTTCCATCCCCGTACAGGTCCATTAGTGCTGAAGTGGTTTCATTTGTGCATGACATTTACTGCACTTGT is drawn from Thunnus thynnus chromosome 5, fThuThy2.1, whole genome shotgun sequence and contains these coding sequences:
- the LOC137183248 gene encoding G-protein coupled receptor 22-like; protein product: MHILPCLKEEATMSNVTVTDNTEPITRTMSPATPSPYPYPISFQVSLTGFLMLEILLGLSSNLTVLALYCMKSNLISSVSNIVTMNLHVLDVLVCVCCIPLTIVVVLLSLEGDTALVCCFHEACVSFASVATAANVLAITLDRYDISVKPANRVLTMGRALALLAAIWVLSFVSFLVPFIEVGFFAQGHAELNQTVVENVVHTNQYYTELGLYYHLLAQIPIFFFTAVVMLITYSKILQALNIRIGTRFHASQKKKARRKKRPSMTAMTTQQEATDGSQSSGSRNPTLGMRTSVSVIIALRRAVKRHRERRERQKRVFRMSLLIVSTFLLCWTPITVLNTVILSVGPSDLMVKLRLGFLVMAYGTTIFHPLLYAFTRQKFQKVLKSKMKKRVVSIIEADPTPNNAIIHNSWIDPKRNKKVTFEDKDARQKCLSSEDVE